TGATTCAAGTCGACAATGCCAGACTGGCAGCTGATGACTTCAGGATGAAGTAAGCTAACCAGATATGGGACACTATTGTCACAGCAAATATATGAGTTGTTTTTAAGAATGACTTTGGATGCCCATGATGGCATTTACATTTTCCTGAATCCATTCAAAGTTCAACAGTATTGGAGTTGTTGAGAAAATTTCAATCTCAATATTACCTTTTTGGCaatattaaaaggagaaaatacattttaaagtaccTGCCAAGCTTCTTTGCTTTAAACTACTAATTACCCCTGTGTGAATTAGTATATGATAAATGTTGCCATGACATGAAGACAActctttattcagttttcaaaCAGTCTCTATCCAGGCACATGTCCCTAATTTAAGTTATACCCAGTGTTTGTGTTATGCCTGTTTCAGGTATGAGAATGAGGTAACCCTGCGCCAGAGCGTGGAGGCCGACATCAACGGCCTGCGCAGGGTGCTGGACGAGCTGACCCTGACCAAGACCGACCTGGAGATGCAGATTGAAAGCCTGAATGAGGAGCTGGCCTACCTGAAGAAGAACCACGAGGAGGTGATGCAAAATCGTACACTTCCTGCAGCCAAAAGGGGGCTCACGGTAGTCACACTGCAGTCACTAAATGTTTCTGTTCCTCAAACAGGAAATGAAAGACCTTCAAAATGTGTCCACTGGTGATGTGAATGTGGAAATGAATGCTGCCCCTGGTGTTGATCTCACTGAACTACTGAATAACATGAGAAGCCAGTATGAACAACTTGCTGAACAAAACCGCAGAGACGCTGAAGCCTGGTTCAATGAAAAGGTAATTCACCTTCCTTCACAGCAAAGCCAATGGAGGTTTCTGGTTATTATTTCCGATTTTTCTCATCGTTTCTCCTGTTTTTAATATTCTAGAGCAAGGAACTGActacagaaatcaacagcaacatTGAACAGGTGTCCAGCTATAAATCTGAGATTACTGAGTTGAGACGCACTATCCAAGGTCTGGAGATCGAGCTACAGTCCCAACTAGCCCTGGTAAGTTTAATAATTCTCTCATGAAATGACTTCATTTGTCATGCAAGGTTTCCTGCTCACCTAAGAATAGGCaacacaggagaaaatgaaaGGTCAGTgataagaaaggagaaataaaggtgGAGCTCTttgttaatgaaagaaaagcacTACTGGCATTCATCTaaaagtgctgaaattgaaacgTAGCCATTAAacctaaaaacacaaaactactcgttttctttattcctctacatggcttattaaattattaaacaaaCTCCGCTACCTTAAACTACAATATATTCTCCCTTCTTTATAGAAACAATCCCTGGAAGCCTCCTTGGCAGAGACAGAAGGTCGCTACTGTGTGCAGCTcgctcagattcagtcccagaTCACCGCGCTGGAAGAACAACTGCAGCAGATTCGAGCCGAAACCGAGTGCCAGAATGCCGAATACCAGCAACTCCTGGATATTAAGATCCGACTGGAGAATGAAATTCAAACCTACCGCAGCCTGCTAGAAGGAGAGGGAAGGTAAATTATAAATGCTTTTATATGTATCCCAGTTGCCTTTATTTAATATTCCAAATCGCAAGGCTTTTCCAAAACCCAAGGATGTGTCAGAAGATGGGAGAAAgtggagagaaggggaagagTACACAAAATGAAGCATACCACCAGCTTCAATTTCCCACGAATTTGCCCAGGAATGATTCTCAGGGTTGCGtgtatataaaattgttttaaaaggatgggtttttaaatacataatcaGCGGCGGCGGTTTTCCCTAAAAGACGTCTTGCTTATTTTCTGAAGAAACAATAACCTGGAACGCGACTTCCCACACTTTTCCCACGTTAGAGTTAAGTGAAAGTAACCCTTACTCTCCGTAGTTCCGGCGGCTTCCCCTACGGCGGCGGGCGAGGCGGCGGAAGTtccggcggtggcggcggcagctACGGCGGAGGAAgttccggcggcggcggcggcagctaCGGCGGAGGAAgttccggcggcggcggcggcagctaCGGCGGAGGAAgttccggcggcggcggcggcagctaCGGCGGAGGAAgttccggcggcggcggcggctacGGCGGCGGAAGTTCCAGCGGCGGTCACGGCGGCAgttccggcggcggcggcggcggctccagCGGAGGCCTCAAGTCCTCATCCTCAGTGTCCATTGGAGAGCAATCATCTAAGGGACCAAGGTCAGCAGAAACTAACTGGGGTAATCAGAATTAGTTTTAACTTTCTGTgatggttttttttaaagcaacgttaaaatttaattttctttttctttttttttttttgtcttttgttgttgttgctatttcttgggccacacccgtggcatatggaggttcccaggctaggggtccaatcggagctgtagccaccggcctacgccagagccacagcaacgcaggatccgacccgcttctgcgacctacaccacagctcacggccacgccggatcgttaacccactgagcaagggcagggaccgaacccgcaacctcatggttcctaatcggattcgttaaccactgtgccacgacgggaactccataaagtttaattttcttcaatggagtatatttttattttagacattttgtTTGTTAATTAGTAAGGACCCCACAAATTGTGGTCTAaattctactttttgttttgtaattaacTTACAGATACTAACAAAACCAGAGTAATCAAGACAATTATTGAGGAGGTGGCGCCTGATGGTAGAGTCCTTTCGTCTATGGTTGAATCAGAAACCAAGAAACACTACTACTAAACCGCATCAAGAGGAAAGAGTCTCCCCTCACACAGGCCATTATGCACTGatgcatgaaaaaaatcaagaaaacactTCAGTCTTAATGGTCTATGGAAATAGGGTCTCTCCTTGAAAATAAGGTGTCTAAACGGTGTTTCGTggtttctgtatttcttcttttcactttACCAGAAAGTgttctttaatggaaaaaaaaaaaaaaaaacctttctattCTCATTTACTAATGAATTTCAATAAACTTTCTCACTGATGCAAACTATTCAATTTGGTCAGAATTGTCTTTATTTAAATTAGACCATGGTTTTAACTTTAAAGATTAGGAAACCATAGCATTTGAAGACTGACTTATACAGAAATTCTGAAGACAGAATGATTGTCATTATGATTTCTCTGAGTCAGTTTTTTCATCTTATGGGTATGTTGGACCAATGTCATGAGTCCATGAGTCCCCAGCCTTATACTCTTTCTTCAAGATACAAAGTAAGTGGAAAACTCACAGTTCATTGGCTGTAAATTTTCGGTCCTGGAAATTCTGAGAAATCTCAGATACTACCCCAAAGATAAAGTTAATTGAAAATTTCACTTCTGATTATTTGACTTCTTATATTTACCTGATCTTACTTTCTTCCCATTACTATATTACTTCTCCCCAGTTGCTATACAACTTAAGATATCTTCCAACACTTACTAGCTCGGTAAAATGATATCACCCCAGCAAAATTACTTGATGTCTTATCAGATGAACAAGAGAAGTACTGTGAAGAAGTGGTGATGCTAATTAAGCCAAAAGGATACTTCTAAATCTCTGCCTTCACCAATTAGTACAGTGACCAGTACAAAAGACCTGGTACTTGTAGGGTCAATCCTTCAACCAATAAGAACCCAACTGACATGACTCACTCCTAACTCTGCCTAGTATATGGGGTAGGTAAGGGTTGGAGTTATTCTGTGCCCCTAAGACTATCTTGTGTTCCCTGGTGGGTTTCTGGATTACCCATGTCCACCAAATAGCAGCCTTCCTCAGTATCCATCCTGATTTGGCTCCATTTCTCCCCAGGACCCAAAACCTGGGTCAGTTGATTGGGACTTCTGGATAAACCCTACCATCTGTTCCCCAAATTGATGACTGAAGCCCTATTTCAGTGTGAATGGACTCCCCTATAGAGAAAACTCCATGAGCTACCTGGCACCAAATATTACCATAGATTCTCTGCTTTAGTCTTTTTATATCTGTACCAGCCACCCTTCTTGGGGGCCAGTCTGTTGAAGTCCCAGCATGCCACCTTGTAAAGCTCTGAAGCAGATGTTGCTGGGTAGGGACTTCTTGAGCTCCTACTGGGTATAATCTGCCCTCTGTTCAAAAACACCCTtagtgttcctgctgtggcacaacaggatcagcagaaTCTCTGAagtaccaggatgcaggtttgatccccacccctgaacagtggcttaaggatccagcattgccacacctgcaCATCGACTGaagctgcagtttggatctgaaccctggcccgggaacgccatatgccacagggcagcccaaaaataaagtgtttaaaaaaaaaaaaaaacctcttttccaAAAATAGTTATCAACAAAGATAGGTCACTGGGACCTAGAGTGTTGTTCATGATCCGAGATAGCCATTCTCGTTACTCTGAATAAAGTGTTTTCATACCCAGTAACACTAGTCTGAGACAAATAGAAATATGTGATTAAATACTGTTAGGTGCTCCGAGACAGGATCTTGGTCAGTTATTTATCTGGCTGGATAGTGACCCTAACCTTCATCCCTGAAAGGTCTGAGTCATGGCGGTCCTGTCttcttacttttgaaaaaaagtaagaagattttgaaatctttttttttttttgaaatcttctAATATCTCCTTAAGTGTTTATGTTAAATTTTCTCTGATAAGGTAACTATTTTGTCTCTGATAAAGAATTACTTTCTTGATAGATGTTAACTAATCTTACTGTGGTCATGAGTTCTTGATATATGTATTGTCATGCTGTACATTAAACTTATACAGGGCTATGTGTCAATGATATCtccataaaactgaaaaaaaaaaaaagctactctcTTGACTTGTTTCTGAAATGACAGTTTAACAAAGACGGTTTGTCTAAATAagcaataatttaataataatttgattttaaCAAGGACATTGGTATTTATAGTAAAAAATTATTGTTAGCTGTACAGGTCACTACCTTTTACTACATAGGTGAGGCGTGtcagctattatcaaaaagtcctGTACACATTCTTACAGATTCTAATGTTATCACAGAGACCTGCTATTTAAGCAAGATAATGTCCACTAAGGCAAGCAGAGCCAATTTTGGCACTCATGTGAAACCATACTAAACAGCAAAaccttgggggggtggggggatgctctggggttgtgggttggaaatcctataaaattagattgtaatgatcattgtacaactataaatgtaataaattcattgagaaaaataaataaaaaatgaaatagtaaaaaaaaaaaaaaaaccagcaaaactTGCTTCTCCAAAGCATTTGCCTCATGCTGCCAAAAGCCTTAAAACTTTATACCCTGACCTTGATGTCCATGATGGCTTGATATTTTGTCTGGGCATGGAGAAGTAACTTTATTATGGTCTGCTTTATAGGAGATATAGCTTgagtaaatttaattaaataaggtTCATTCAGTATTTCTCACCCAGGTTGCATCTTGAGAGTAAAAGTTAAGGAAAGAGCTCATTTGTGGTTACAAGcatgcattacttttttttttttttcattttctatgtccTTTTCTATgtccacttcccatggcatatggaggttcccagcctacgccagagccacatctgcgacctacaccacagttcacggccacgccggatccttaacacgctgagcgaggccagggatcgaacccgcaacctcatggttccacgttggattcattaaccattgcgccacgacaggaactccacaagcatGTATTTCAAAGTCAGTGATCCCTGGACATCTGATCCTGGCCCTGGCATTTACAAATTATGTAActtttggacaagttacttgaACTGTCCTAAGTCTCCGTTTTCTGATCTATACAATAGGGATAATTATCTCATATGAGATTAATGTGTGGATAAAATGAGTTAATACCTACAAAGCCTTTAGAAAAATGCCCTCCATGGAGTAGGTACTGAAGAAACAGTCTTCAAAGAAACATGCTTATTGGCTAAAGAACTCGGTTTCTCCACCTACAGACATGAGCATCACTTTAAGACGCTACCGTAGGTTACCGCGAACGTGGTCTGCCAAGACGTGGAGAACAAGGTCCGGCTGCTGTCCTTGGGCTGCAAAACTAAATTCCAGTGTGTCCCAAAGGGTTATGACTAATCTAGTCCTGTGAACCTGAGATCACACACAGGGCAAGAAGTTGGTGAAAGTAAGTGGGAAGGACCAGATGATTGCCCCAGAGGTCAGAGAGAGTTGCCCATCCCTGaaagctgcaggtgtggtcacGCTGATCAGGATAGAAACAGTCCGAGCTGTGCCCTTGGGTGACAAAAGGACGTACGTGATCAAAACAGAAATCAAACCAGTCTGGAAACTAGGTGTGAAGGACTTTTGTTTCAAAtgatacatatattcttttaacCAGGTTGTCCCACAGGCACGCCTAAAGAGGAAGGAATCTCTGGGTTGGTCACC
The Phacochoerus africanus isolate WHEZ1 chromosome 14, ROS_Pafr_v1, whole genome shotgun sequence DNA segment above includes these coding regions:
- the KRT10 gene encoding keratin, type I cytoskeletal 10 isoform X2, with translation MSTRRSSSKQYSSSRSGGGGGGGGGGVSSLRISSSKCSIGGGGLSSGGFSGGSFSRGSSGGGCFGGSSGGYGGGLGGFGGGSFGGGYGSSSFSSCGGGSFGGGYGSSSFVGGGFGGGGFGGGSFGGGGGFGGGGFGGFGDGGLLNGNEKVTMQNLNDRLASYLDKVRALEDSNYELEVKIKEWYDKHGNVGRREPRDYSKYYKIIEDLKNQIINLTVDNANILIQVDNARLAADDFRMKYENEVTLRQSVEADINGLRRVLDELTLTKTDLEMQIESLNEELAYLKKNHEEEMKDLQNVSTGDVNVEMNAAPGVDLTELLNNMRSQYEQLAEQNRRDAEAWFNEKSKELTTEINSNIEQVSSYKSEITELRRTIQGLEIELQSQLALKQSLEASLAETEGRYCVQLAQIQSQITALEEQLQQIRAETECQNAEYQQLLDIKIRLENEIQTYRSLLEGEGSSGGFPYGGGRGGGSSGGGGGSYGGGSSGGGGGSYGGGSSGGGGGSYGGGSSGGGGGSYGGGSSGGGGGYGGGSSSGGHGGSSGGGGGGSSGGLKSSSSVSIGEQSSKGPRY
- the KRT10 gene encoding keratin, type I cytoskeletal 10 isoform X1, whose amino-acid sequence is MSTRRSSSKQYSSSRSGGGGGGGGGGVSSLRISSSKCSIGGGGLSSGGFSGGSFSRGSSGGGCFGGSSGGYGGGLGGFGGGSFGGGYGSSSFSSCGGGSFGGGYGSSSFVGGGFGGGGFGGGSFGGGGGFGGGGFGGFGDGGLLNGNEKVTMQNLNDRLASYLDKVRALEDSNYELEVKIKEWYDKHGNVGRREPRDYSKYYKIIEDLKNQIINLTVDNANILIQVDNARLAADDFRMKYENEVTLRQSVEADINGLRRVLDELTLTKTDLEMQIESLNEELAYLKKNHEEEMKDLQNVSTGDVNVEMNAAPGVDLTELLNNMRSQYEQLAEQNRRDAEAWFNEKSKELTTEINSNIEQVSSYKSEITELRRTIQGLEIELQSQLALKQSLEASLAETEGRYCVQLAQIQSQITALEEQLQQIRAETECQNAEYQQLLDIKIRLENEIQTYRSLLEGEGSSGGFPYGGGRGGGSSGGGGGSYGGGSSGGGGGSYGGGSSGGGGGSYGGGSSGGGGGSYGGGSSGGGGGYGGGSSSGGHGGSSGGGGGGSSGGLKSSSSVSIGEQSSKGPRSAETNWDTNKTRVIKTIIEEVAPDGRVLSSMVESETKKHYY